The Watersipora subatra chromosome 1, tzWatSuba1.1, whole genome shotgun sequence genome has a window encoding:
- the LOC137385267 gene encoding dynein axonemal assembly factor 1-like → MPLIEEIQEDDKVEDMTCSLAEEKGIGSSPASEASVLADVSNKVQVVAAPISSDAKEKGKAVDVEKPKQEYFRLTKQFLKDHCKKMKLYTTPRLNDVLYLHYKGIYEIESLEEYTGLKCLWLESNGIKVIRNLENQTLLRCLYLHQNLIGRIENLEALQQLDTLNVSNNLIKRIENLSCLPVLHSLQISHNKLKTKDDIAHLIECPELSVVDLSHNKLNDPEVIDVFASMAHLRVLNLMGNSVIKKIKNYRKTLTVKCKELQYLDDRPVFPKDRACAEAWATGGPEAEKAERELWISKERKQISDSVNAMLKIRNQAEANRHNERLLAEHLAAGGDASGAPEVDPDSVDWLTGTATRLDNGETVQTEEGKQLEQLEYNAEGTTLKEPVKPLNEVTFEDLQIKPTEVQPPAESIYGNRKKNERTDTENFIDQIVKDCVASSPAEQSTTGKVLITELPDYEIQEISSTVADPGDMYADLPELEEIDEPLVEQTSIVEQERKSFTGINLIEEIPDDKEEDSMASLANMNSIVDTQLLENLITCDKKVGEVPAPNEFEELD, encoded by the exons ATGCCATTAATTGAAGAAATTCAAGAAGACGACAAAGTTGAAGATATGACTT GCTCTCTAGCAGAAGAGAAAGGCATAGGCAGCAGTCCTGCTTCTGAAGCATCTGTTCTGGCAGATGTAAGCAATAAAGTACAAGTGGTTGCAGCGCCAATATCTTCAGATGCAAAAGAAAAAGGCAAAGCTGTGGACGTGGAGAAGCCAAAGCAGGAATATTTCAG gttaacaaaacaatttttgaaaGATCATTGCAAGAAAATGAAACTGTACACAACTCCCCGCCTCAATGATGTGCTTTACTTACACTACAAAG GAATCTACGAAATTGAGTCCTTGGAGGAGTACACTGGGTTGAAATGCCTCTGGCTTGAGAGCAATGGTATTAAAGTCATCAGAAATTTAGAGAATCAAACCTTGCTGCGTTGCCTCTACCTACACCAGAACCTGATCGGGCGAATTGAGAATCTTGAGGCTCTGCAGCAGCTGGACACCCTTAATGTCAGCAATAATCTGATCAAGAGGATTGAGAACTTGA GCTGCCTTCCAGTGCTTCACTCTCTCCAGATTTCACACAATAAGCTGAAGACCAAAGACGACATTGCTCATCTCATTGAATGCCCAGAACTCAGCGTCGTTGACCTGTCACACAATAAACTCAATGACCCTGAAGTCATAGATGTATTCGCATCTATGGCTCATCTT CGAGTGCTCAATCTGATGGGAAATTCTGTGATAAAAAAGATTAAGAACTACAGAAAGACTCTGACAGTGAAATGC AAAGAACTTCAATATCTAGATGATAGGCCAGTGTTTCCCAAAGACCGAGCATGCGCAGAGGCTTGGGCTACTGGAGGTCCCGAAGCTGAGAAAGCAGAAAGGGAACTGTGGATAAGCAAAGAGAGGAAGCAAATTAGTGACAGTGTTAATG CTATGCTGAAGATTCGGAATCAAGCGGAAGCGAACAGACACAATGAAAGGTTACTTGCGGAGCACCTAGCTGCGGGTGGAGATGCAAGCGGGGCACCCGAAGTAGACCCAGATTCAGTAGACTGGTTAACTGGGACAGCCACCAGACTCGATAATGGCGAGACAGTTCAAACAGAAGAGGGCAAGCAGTTGGAACAGCTTGAATATAATGCTGAAGGAACTACTCTGAAG GAACCTGTGAAACCCTTAAATGAAGTAACATTTGAAGACCTACAAATCAAACCCACTGAAGTTCAGCCTCCAGCTGAAAGTATCTACGGGAATAGAAAGAAAAATGAAAGGACAGATACAGAAAACTTCATAGATCAAATAGTAAAAG ACTGCGTGGCCAGTTCTCCAGCAGAGCAGAGTACAACTGGTAAAGTCTTGATCACAGAATTACCAGATTATGAAATTCAAGAAATATCATCTACTGTTGCTGACCCCGGAGACATGTATGCG GATTTACCAGAGCTGGAGGAAATTGATGAACCACTGGTAGAACAGACATCCATCGTCGAGCAAGAGCGAAAAAGCTTTACAGGAATAAATCTCATCGAAGAG ATTCCCGATGACAAGGAAGAGGATTCAATGGCATCTCTAGCTAACATGAATTCGATAGTGGATACCCAGCTGCTGGAAAACCTTATAACTTGTGACAAGAAGGTTGGGGAGGTTCCTGCACCTAATGAGTTTGAAGAACTGGACTAG
- the LOC137385268 gene encoding V-type proton ATPase subunit C 1-B-like: MAEFWLVSVPPDKSGRAALDTINFETSSYSANFRFNIPELKVGTLDVLVGLSDDLGKLDSFCEAIAKKVSHYLGDVLEEDRDKLQDNLLANGQELQAYLQRFQWDMAKFPIKQSLKAIADQISKQMSQIEADLKNKATAYNSIKGNLQNLERKATGSLLTRNLGDIVRKEDFILDSEYLQTLLVVVPKIHQEEWKKKYESLTDMVAPRSSKLLFEDGDLCLFNVTLFKRVIDEFKHKCRENKFTVRDFVYNEEELQAGKNEIMKLSTDKKKQFGPLVRWLKVNFGEAFTAWMHVKALRVFVESVLRYGLPVNFHAVLMQPHKKHTRKLHELLNGIYSHLDSAGTVSKSDMEIPGFQHLQADYYPYVFYKLDVGMG, from the exons atgGCCGAGTTTTGGTTAGTCTCCGTTCCACCAGATAAATCTGGTCGCGCAGCACTTGACACGATAAACTTTGAGACATCTAGCTACTCTGCAAATTTTCGATTCAACATACCCGAGTTGAAG GTTGGAACACTAGATGTTCTGGTTGGCCTCTCTGATGACCTTGGTAAATTGGATAGCTTTTGTGAAGC AATAGCCAAGAAGGTGTCTCACTACCTTGGAGATGTTCTGGAAGAGGATAGGGATAAGCTGCAGGATAATCTGCTTGCCAATGGCC AAGAGCTACAAGCTTACCTCCAGAGGTTTcaatgggacatggccaagttTCCAATCAAACAGTCATTGAAGGCCATAGCCGATCAAATCAGCAAACAAATGAGTCAAATTGAGGCAGATTTGAAAAACAAGGCAACCGCTTATAATAGCATAAAAGGCAATCTGCAGAATCTGGAACGCAAGGCCAC CGGAAGTTTGCTGACAAGAAATCTTGGAGATATTGTTAGGAAGGAAGACTTTATTTTGGACTCTGAGTATCTGCAAACATTACTTGTTGTGGTGCCCAA GATTCACCAAGAAGAGTGGAAAAAAAAGTACGAATCCTTGACTGATATGGTGGCTCCTAGGTCAAGCAA ACTGCTGTTTGAGGACGGAGATCTTTGCCTTTTCAATGTGACACTCTTTAAGAGAGTCATTGATGAATTCAAGCACAAATGCAGGGAGAATAA GTTTACAGTTAGAGACTTTGTGTACAATGAAGAGGAACTTCAGGCTGGCAAAAATGAAATCATGAAATTGTCAACTGATAAGaaaaaacagttt GGTCCTCTTGTGCGATGGCTGAAGGTGAACTTTGGTGAAGCATTCACAGCGTGGATGCATGTTAAAGCTCTGCGTGTTTTTGTTGAGTCGGTTCTTAG GTATGGTCTGCCTGTAAACTTCCATGCTGTTCTCATGCAGCCACACAAAAAGCATACTAGGAAGTTGCACGAGCTATTGAATGGTATCTACTCTCACCTGGACAGTGCCGGGACTGTGTCCAAGTCTGAT ATGGAGATACCTGGATTTCAGCACCTACAGGCCGACTACTATCCTTATGTCTTTTACAAATTAGATGTCGGCATGGGATAA